From the Bacteroidia bacterium genome, one window contains:
- a CDS encoding UvrD-helicase domain-containing protein: MMHTESHSDERARERIRRDLSATFLVEAAAGTGKTRAIIGRMIALLRTDDVEAHNLAAITFTVKAAGELRRRFQEDLERSAKEEVEDLPRRRLHEALDRLDTITIGTIHSFCASVLRERPIEAGLAPGFIVLEEADAASMRAEAWRNFVENLPLTHPHALRLIEGSDLDIETLERGFHALCEWPDARFDGGQTIEPDLSDAVHAIVSLIDSVVPSIRATPGNEDGLQKALLRAEAMLRDPQDFVRDVRIVSCFIPAEASKVTLKCWSDTAEAKILRDELFPHLFQSVLRPAFARVLVYRYSILLPLLRAAAARFAELKRARNLVDNNDLLIAARNLLRDHPDARRALARRFTRILVDEFQDTDPLQAEMLAWLCGEEASVQTWTELRLRPGALFLVGDPKQSIYRFRRADITVYNDMRDVVIASGGAVLELSRNFRTDAGVCEIVNSVFRSVFPNSPDAVQARHVALEPSRTAAGMLRGVLHLPVTYQGNTKPEAIRIASTQLAAWIASALAAKLTVSGSDGCARPLHPSDLLILTRTNAALPALAAALDAAEVPCAVAGGMPAGDSDELALLLILLRVLADPEDETAVVAGCAAAWCGVDDAALRAWREAGGAFKLTTRFLPGMDERIERGLLFIKNSMRLVRSAPPGAVVSAMAAEYGILAALRGQESGSIRAGVFGALLAMIRSQSTAGKALIDIAAILENIENRKGHTDGTDGKLTLAASLSPDTDAVRISTIHKAKGLEAPVVLIFTPTPFSTEHPPDTVIDRKKGASSGWLRIATGNGLASVIAVPEGWEALQTREAVFLQAEEQRLRYVAMTRARDCLIVLHPAKGEGLLSASEAQALDVRNCPIFEHTHSPQPESTPNCDPATFEAELKQKRLLLTRPSYSRYSAGSVGKSGLPPAGGDGHGATFGTVVHAVLRRAADFPDADLTPLILRLLAHHRLDPGLAASVCDMLVRVRSHELWGRVQRAQRRLTEVPFGLPWYTDDGLPGTLRGDIDLAFQDEEGWTLVDYKTDVTGEHLDAYVEHYAPQIRVYCDAWRQVTGSDARGILWFLDPNAVIKVVG, encoded by the coding sequence ATGATGCACACTGAATCCCACTCCGATGAGAGAGCGCGAGAGCGGATCCGGCGGGATCTTTCCGCCACCTTCCTCGTCGAAGCGGCTGCGGGGACCGGGAAGACCCGCGCCATCATCGGACGCATGATCGCTCTGCTGCGCACGGATGATGTCGAAGCGCACAACCTGGCGGCCATCACCTTTACCGTCAAAGCCGCAGGCGAATTGCGGCGACGGTTTCAGGAAGACCTGGAGCGCAGCGCAAAGGAAGAAGTAGAAGACCTGCCCCGCAGACGTCTGCACGAGGCTCTGGACAGGCTTGACACAATCACCATAGGCACCATCCATTCGTTTTGCGCGAGTGTACTCCGCGAACGCCCGATAGAAGCCGGCCTCGCGCCGGGATTCATCGTTCTGGAGGAAGCCGACGCGGCCTCCATGCGCGCAGAAGCGTGGCGAAATTTCGTCGAGAATCTGCCTCTCACACACCCGCATGCCCTGCGGCTCATCGAGGGAAGTGATCTGGATATAGAAACCCTCGAAAGAGGTTTCCATGCTCTCTGTGAATGGCCCGACGCGCGTTTCGATGGCGGACAGACGATTGAGCCCGACCTCAGCGACGCCGTGCATGCCATTGTCTCGCTCATAGACTCCGTTGTGCCATCAATCAGAGCAACGCCCGGCAACGAAGACGGTCTGCAAAAAGCCCTGCTGCGTGCCGAAGCGATGCTGCGGGACCCACAGGATTTCGTCCGCGACGTTCGTATTGTGAGCTGCTTCATCCCGGCCGAAGCATCGAAGGTCACTCTGAAATGCTGGTCCGATACGGCCGAAGCAAAAATCCTGAGGGATGAGCTGTTCCCGCACCTGTTTCAATCCGTACTCCGCCCCGCCTTCGCGCGCGTGCTGGTATACCGGTATTCCATACTTCTGCCGCTGCTGCGTGCTGCCGCGGCAAGATTCGCGGAACTGAAGCGTGCCAGAAATTTGGTGGACAACAACGATCTCCTCATCGCCGCGCGCAACCTGCTGCGTGATCATCCTGACGCGCGCCGCGCGCTGGCACGGCGCTTCACCCGCATTCTCGTCGACGAATTTCAGGATACCGATCCGTTACAAGCCGAGATGCTCGCATGGTTGTGCGGTGAGGAGGCGTCGGTGCAAACGTGGACGGAATTGCGCCTGCGGCCGGGAGCACTGTTCCTGGTCGGTGATCCCAAACAATCCATTTACCGATTCCGTCGGGCGGATATAACGGTGTACAACGACATGCGCGATGTTGTGATCGCATCCGGCGGCGCAGTGCTGGAATTGTCGCGGAATTTCCGCACGGATGCCGGCGTATGCGAGATCGTCAACAGCGTTTTCCGGTCCGTCTTCCCAAACAGTCCGGACGCTGTTCAGGCGCGTCACGTGGCACTTGAGCCGAGCCGAACGGCAGCGGGCATGCTTCGTGGAGTGCTTCATCTCCCCGTCACCTACCAAGGCAATACGAAGCCCGAGGCGATACGCATCGCGTCAACCCAACTCGCCGCATGGATTGCTTCAGCGCTGGCGGCGAAACTCACCGTATCCGGCTCCGATGGATGTGCGCGGCCACTGCATCCCTCGGACCTGCTCATCCTCACGCGGACCAACGCCGCTCTCCCGGCGCTTGCGGCTGCGCTGGATGCCGCGGAAGTGCCGTGCGCGGTAGCGGGCGGGATGCCCGCCGGAGACTCCGATGAACTCGCCTTGCTGCTCATTTTGCTGCGCGTCCTCGCCGATCCTGAGGATGAGACAGCGGTCGTGGCCGGCTGCGCAGCGGCCTGGTGTGGTGTGGACGATGCCGCACTCCGTGCGTGGCGCGAGGCAGGTGGCGCCTTCAAACTCACGACGCGCTTCCTGCCAGGCATGGACGAGAGAATCGAACGCGGGCTCCTCTTCATCAAAAACTCGATGCGCCTCGTGCGCTCGGCACCGCCGGGGGCGGTGGTTTCAGCTATGGCCGCCGAGTATGGTATTCTGGCCGCATTGAGAGGGCAGGAAAGCGGGTCCATACGGGCAGGGGTGTTCGGTGCGCTTCTGGCGATGATCAGAAGTCAATCCACTGCGGGCAAGGCACTGATCGACATCGCGGCAATCCTGGAAAACATTGAAAATCGCAAAGGACACACAGACGGCACCGACGGCAAACTCACCTTGGCAGCCTCGCTCTCTCCCGATACCGATGCCGTGCGGATCAGCACGATACACAAGGCCAAAGGACTCGAAGCCCCGGTCGTGCTGATTTTCACGCCCACACCGTTTTCCACCGAACACCCGCCCGACACGGTGATAGACAGAAAAAAGGGTGCTTCCTCGGGCTGGCTCCGGATTGCGACGGGGAATGGTTTAGCGTCTGTGATCGCAGTGCCCGAGGGGTGGGAAGCGTTACAGACGCGGGAAGCAGTTTTTCTGCAGGCGGAAGAACAACGCCTGCGCTATGTGGCCATGACCCGTGCCAGGGATTGCCTCATAGTCCTGCATCCCGCGAAAGGTGAAGGGCTTCTCAGCGCGTCCGAGGCACAAGCCTTGGATGTGCGGAATTGCCCGATATTCGAGCACACGCATTCGCCGCAACCTGAGTCCACTCCGAATTGCGATCCGGCGACCTTTGAAGCAGAACTGAAGCAAAAACGGCTTCTCCTCACCCGCCCATCTTACTCCCGTTATTCGGCGGGAAGCGTCGGCAAGTCCGGCTTACCTCCGGCAGGTGGCGATGGTCATGGTGCGACGTTCGGAACTGTGGTGCACGCCGTGTTGCGCAGAGCAGCGGATTTCCCGGATGCAGACCTGACGCCTCTGATTCTCCGCCTGTTGGCGCATCACCGGCTCGATCCCGGACTCGCGGCCTCGGTCTGCGATATGCTCGTGCGCGTCCGTAGTCATGAACTGTGGGGTCGTGTACAAAGGGCCCAACGACGCCTCACGGAAGTACCCTTCGGTCTGCCCTGGTACACAGACGACGGCCTTCCCGGCACGCTACGCGGCGACATAGATCTCGCCTTCCAGGATGAAGAGGGATGGACGCTTGTGGATTACAAAACGGATGTCACCGGCGAGCATCTCGATGCGTACGTCGAACACTATGCACCGCAGATTCGCGTGTACTGCGACGCGTGGCGGCAAGTCACCGGCAGCGACGCGCGCGGGATACTGTGGTTCCTCGATCCGAATGCTGTTATCAAGGTAGTTGGATAG
- a CDS encoding PD-(D/E)XK nuclease family protein → MPLLTQLSEILTATPLTEAYLLGETTLQARLWRERLARAGVPWIGLRVASVRGLAREILESAAHGHETRESECLSAMEQACLEELADSELYAPVRHHHGLHAAFSSALRDLAHAGLTPDTLSPKDFHAPAQRKALERVAIRTQDILNRHALSHPAQTLAAARDRFSSAPAAMPPRILIPQSVYERLTTLERSVVEAAGGGAVVILEKTTPERLTAQGIAASTIRFRGAASPAQEFRAAVRDILETGTHWDEVELVYTDSSRLPELYELCIETELPCTFAEGIPVQYSKTARTVQRFLEWLRDGDPYPLIRLMYEGIPDFTAFSHEGTHANRLPTAVLLREARPGSDVRALLARVDRYIQRREAGQTGHDALSSLYASRALLAAITECIPKDSDNGRVSRHALIAGCIRLVRELCRPAFPGEAQAAEAISIMLGGNADGPDLSETLSDGARRLLSALRVLRMPAVIKAVGGVAEQSRSPLPGHVFVCDLRHAGISGRRRVFLFGMDDEAMPGRCPDNPVLTDDDRVRIAQRTGISLPLAREHGTRVRARLYAFLSRCAADITVSCARNDATQLRAFGPSRALLEVFRAATSNSGAGYSELRAVLDADATAPSGATAASMQDWWLQRMSADPRGAVLAAMRAWNPMLDAGLQAEAERDSERFTAFDGMIGGISASFPATSVSQLEQLGTCPYRYFLGHILGLQPPRSMRRAAGVWLDPAERGSLLHEVLRRFMENLRANALPRTAWAPLLDETAATVLAETAEENPPPSEAARVRAQRDLAEQCAIFLRGETETHNAIPLAFEVPFPTERQLPLPLTPMSAPLHFTTQSGDVLLRGVIDRIDYTADGALLVTDYKTGKNCADPATTAMHLQPAVYTETVRRMAPSGTEVRFAYRCISRQGQGRTVAIPTDTDATMDDIGRLHGLRTAGCLPHTQHATVCGYCDFRHVCGDATVIAARSRKKLANEANVALDVFRRLNDAH, encoded by the coding sequence ATGCCCCTGCTCACCCAACTCTCAGAAATTCTCACCGCAACACCGCTCACGGAGGCGTATCTCCTTGGTGAAACGACGTTACAAGCCCGCCTCTGGAGAGAGCGGCTCGCGCGCGCGGGCGTCCCCTGGATCGGGCTGCGCGTGGCGTCCGTACGCGGTCTCGCGCGGGAGATTCTGGAGTCAGCGGCACATGGACACGAGACGCGTGAAAGCGAATGCCTTTCCGCCATGGAACAGGCCTGCCTGGAGGAGCTCGCCGACAGCGAACTCTACGCGCCGGTACGACATCATCACGGTCTTCACGCGGCCTTTTCTTCCGCACTCCGTGACCTCGCGCACGCCGGCCTCACCCCGGACACGCTGTCGCCGAAGGATTTTCATGCCCCTGCACAACGCAAGGCTCTGGAGCGCGTCGCCATCCGGACGCAGGACATCCTGAACCGTCACGCGCTCTCCCATCCTGCGCAGACGCTCGCAGCCGCGCGGGATCGCTTCTCCTCAGCGCCCGCTGCCATGCCACCGCGTATACTCATCCCGCAATCTGTGTATGAAAGACTGACGACTCTCGAACGCAGCGTCGTGGAGGCCGCAGGCGGGGGAGCTGTTGTCATTCTCGAAAAAACCACGCCGGAGCGTCTTACCGCGCAGGGTATCGCCGCGTCGACGATACGTTTCCGCGGCGCAGCGTCACCCGCGCAGGAATTCCGCGCCGCGGTGCGGGATATTCTGGAAACCGGCACTCATTGGGACGAAGTGGAACTTGTGTACACGGATTCCTCACGACTGCCGGAGCTGTATGAATTGTGCATCGAGACGGAACTGCCCTGCACCTTTGCGGAAGGCATTCCGGTGCAGTACAGTAAGACCGCGCGTACCGTGCAGCGCTTTCTCGAATGGTTGCGCGATGGCGATCCGTATCCGCTGATCCGGCTGATGTACGAAGGCATTCCGGACTTCACGGCCTTCTCCCATGAAGGGACACATGCCAATCGCCTTCCCACGGCAGTGCTGCTCCGCGAAGCGCGGCCCGGTTCCGATGTGCGTGCGCTCCTCGCGCGCGTGGACCGCTACATCCAACGCCGCGAGGCCGGGCAGACAGGACACGATGCCCTGTCTTCACTGTACGCATCCCGCGCCCTGCTCGCTGCGATCACGGAGTGCATCCCGAAAGACAGCGACAACGGGAGAGTGAGCAGGCATGCGCTGATTGCCGGCTGTATCCGACTGGTCAGGGAATTGTGCAGACCCGCCTTCCCGGGTGAAGCACAGGCGGCAGAGGCCATTTCCATCATGCTCGGGGGCAATGCCGACGGTCCAGACCTCTCCGAAACGTTATCTGACGGGGCAAGACGGCTGCTCTCCGCTCTGCGCGTACTGCGCATGCCCGCGGTGATCAAAGCGGTGGGAGGCGTGGCGGAGCAGTCCCGCTCTCCCCTGCCCGGACACGTGTTCGTCTGTGATCTCCGTCATGCCGGAATTTCCGGACGCAGACGGGTTTTTCTTTTCGGCATGGACGATGAAGCCATGCCCGGACGCTGTCCGGACAATCCTGTGCTGACGGACGACGACCGTGTACGCATCGCGCAGCGCACAGGGATATCGCTGCCGCTCGCGCGGGAGCACGGGACGAGGGTTCGTGCACGGCTCTATGCCTTTCTCTCCCGCTGCGCCGCGGATATAACGGTCTCCTGCGCGCGGAACGACGCCACGCAGCTTCGCGCCTTTGGACCTTCGCGTGCACTGCTCGAGGTGTTTCGTGCCGCCACGAGTAACTCCGGAGCCGGCTATAGCGAACTCCGCGCCGTACTCGACGCCGATGCGACGGCACCGTCAGGCGCGACCGCCGCATCCATGCAGGACTGGTGGCTGCAACGCATGAGCGCGGATCCCCGGGGTGCGGTACTTGCGGCAATGCGTGCCTGGAATCCCATGCTGGACGCTGGTCTGCAGGCAGAGGCGGAGCGTGATTCCGAGCGTTTCACTGCATTCGACGGAATGATCGGCGGCATATCCGCATCCTTCCCCGCCACGAGCGTCTCTCAGCTGGAGCAACTCGGCACCTGCCCTTACAGGTACTTTCTGGGTCACATCCTCGGCCTGCAACCGCCACGCAGCATGCGCCGGGCAGCAGGGGTATGGCTGGATCCCGCCGAGCGGGGGTCGCTTCTTCACGAAGTATTGCGGCGCTTTATGGAAAACCTGCGTGCTAATGCTCTTCCACGCACGGCGTGGGCGCCCTTGCTGGATGAGACTGCGGCCACCGTACTTGCGGAGACAGCGGAGGAAAATCCTCCTCCCTCGGAGGCCGCGCGGGTACGAGCGCAGCGCGACCTGGCCGAGCAATGCGCAATATTCCTGCGCGGGGAAACAGAAACACACAACGCCATTCCCCTCGCCTTCGAAGTGCCCTTCCCCACCGAGCGACAGTTGCCTCTCCCGCTCACGCCCATGTCTGCGCCCCTTCACTTCACCACGCAATCCGGTGATGTTCTGCTCCGCGGAGTCATTGACCGCATTGACTACACTGCGGATGGCGCGCTCCTCGTCACCGACTACAAGACAGGAAAAAATTGTGCTGACCCGGCCACCACCGCAATGCATCTGCAACCGGCGGTGTACACAGAGACGGTGCGGCGGATGGCACCATCAGGGACGGAGGTACGGTTTGCGTACCGCTGCATCTCCCGGCAGGGGCAGGGTCGAACCGTCGCGATTCCCACCGATACAGACGCGACTATGGATGACATAGGACGTCTGCACGGACTGCGCACAGCAGGCTGTCTCCCGCACACACAGCATGCCACGGTCTGTGGATACTGTGATTTCCGTCATGTCTGCGGTGACGCGACTGTTATCGCCGCAAGAAGCAGGAAAAAACTCGCCAACGAAGCCAACGTCGCACTCGACGTGTTCAGGAGACTGAATGATGCACACTGA
- a CDS encoding dihydrofolate reductase family protein has product MQKLRFRISMSLDGFVAGPQQSVDHPLGVGGERLHEWVFPLATWRSMHGLEGGESNESTAVIEESRAGIGATIMGRNMFGGHPGRWKEEHPWNGWWGSNPPFHHPVIVLTHYPREPLQLEGGTTFYFVTGGIEAALWQARELAGGLDVALAGGALAARQYLKAGLVNEMEISLVPIFLGTGEHLLEGLGEHLRNFGLIRIVAAPGVTHYKFAKR; this is encoded by the coding sequence ATGCAGAAATTACGATTCCGGATATCCATGTCGTTAGACGGCTTCGTCGCTGGACCGCAGCAGAGTGTCGACCATCCGCTGGGTGTCGGCGGCGAACGGCTGCACGAATGGGTGTTCCCACTCGCAACCTGGCGCTCGATGCATGGTCTTGAAGGCGGCGAGTCGAACGAAAGCACCGCGGTCATCGAGGAATCGCGTGCCGGCATCGGCGCCACTATCATGGGCAGGAATATGTTCGGTGGTCATCCGGGCCGCTGGAAAGAGGAGCATCCCTGGAACGGCTGGTGGGGAAGCAATCCTCCATTTCATCACCCCGTGATCGTTTTGACGCATTATCCGAGAGAGCCATTGCAGCTCGAGGGCGGCACGACATTCTATTTCGTCACCGGGGGTATCGAGGCCGCATTGTGGCAGGCGCGCGAACTCGCCGGCGGCCTCGATGTCGCCCTCGCCGGCGGAGCGCTTGCAGCGCGGCAATATCTGAAAGCCGGACTGGTGAACGAAATGGAAATCAGCCTGGTGCCCATATTCCTCGGCACGGGCGAGCACCTGCTCGAAGGGCTCGGAGAGCATCTGCGAAATTTCGGCCTGATCAGAATCGTCGCGGCACCGGGGGTGACGCATTACAAATTCGCGAAGCGCTGA
- a CDS encoding 4Fe-4S ferredoxin, translating to MTRDIIEINEALCDGCGDCVIGCAEGAIQIVNGKARLVKEEFCDGFGDCVGVCPTGALKVVKRAAPEFDDEATRAHLLKTGGIEAVRRYEQAQSRHEGQHAHQHAQGGGCPGSAQRELHRAPVQEVVPLHIPQGHPGAISGGCPGSAARSIERNAQPASASSAMAASPAIIPSELGQWPVQLHLVHPAAPYFRNRELVVLSTCGPVASAEVHQRYLRGRSVVVACPKLDNTAPYAEKLAAIFNQGGPTRVITVIMEVPCCRGLSMIVQQAHELSGRTDLPVEEHVLSLEGEVKRVVRIE from the coding sequence ATGACACGTGATATCATTGAAATAAACGAAGCACTGTGCGACGGCTGCGGCGACTGCGTCATCGGTTGCGCCGAAGGAGCCATACAGATAGTAAACGGCAAAGCCCGTCTGGTGAAGGAGGAATTCTGCGACGGTTTTGGCGACTGCGTGGGCGTTTGTCCCACCGGCGCCCTGAAAGTGGTAAAACGCGCCGCGCCCGAATTCGACGACGAAGCCACCCGCGCGCATTTGCTCAAAACCGGCGGCATCGAGGCCGTTCGCCGTTACGAACAGGCCCAGAGCCGTCACGAAGGACAGCATGCGCATCAGCACGCGCAGGGCGGCGGATGTCCGGGAAGCGCACAGCGCGAACTGCATCGCGCGCCGGTGCAGGAGGTCGTTCCTCTGCACATTCCGCAAGGGCATCCCGGGGCCATCAGCGGAGGCTGTCCCGGTTCCGCAGCGCGGTCCATCGAACGCAACGCCCAGCCGGCATCAGCTTCCTCCGCCATGGCGGCCAGCCCCGCGATCATTCCTTCCGAACTAGGGCAGTGGCCCGTGCAATTGCATCTCGTGCATCCGGCCGCTCCGTATTTCCGCAACCGCGAACTCGTCGTGCTCAGCACCTGCGGACCCGTCGCCTCCGCCGAAGTGCATCAGCGCTATCTCCGCGGACGCAGCGTGGTCGTGGCCTGTCCCAAACTCGACAACACCGCACCCTATGCCGAAAAACTCGCAGCCATCTTCAATCAGGGCGGTCCCACCAGGGTGATTACCGTCATCATGGAAGTTCCCTGCTGCCGCGGTCTCTCCATGATCGTCCAGCAGGCCCACGAGCTCTCCGGCCGCACCGATCTTCCTGTCGAAGAGCATGTGCTTTCTCTTGAAGGCGAGGTGAAGAGGGTAGTACGGATCGAGTAA
- a CDS encoding lipocalin family protein: MKYLILTLCALFGGCAGADYPPLDVVDRVDVQRYLGVWHEIARLPNSFQKHCACSKAEYSIIDESTLRVVNSCNEDTPEGEIDVANGKAFIVEGSNNAKLRVQFFWPFRGDYWIIELDDDYQWVVVGTPSREYLWILAREQQLDDPTYTMLLQRIAKKGFDTSKLIRREEGCGEGKE; encoded by the coding sequence ATGAAATACCTCATCCTCACTCTCTGCGCCCTGTTCGGGGGCTGCGCCGGCGCTGACTATCCGCCGCTCGATGTGGTGGACCGTGTCGATGTGCAGCGTTATCTCGGCGTATGGCACGAAATCGCGCGTCTGCCGAACTCCTTCCAGAAGCACTGCGCCTGCTCGAAGGCCGAATATTCGATCATCGACGAAAGCACGTTGCGCGTGGTGAACAGTTGCAACGAAGACACTCCCGAAGGCGAAATCGATGTCGCCAACGGAAAGGCGTTCATTGTCGAGGGCAGCAACAACGCCAAGCTGCGCGTGCAGTTCTTCTGGCCGTTCCGCGGCGACTACTGGATAATCGAGCTTGACGACGACTACCAATGGGTGGTGGTGGGCACGCCCAGTCGGGAGTATCTCTGGATACTCGCCCGCGAGCAACAGCTCGACGACCCCACCTACACCATGCTCCTTCAGCGCATCGCGAAAAAGGGCTTCGACACGTCGAAACTGATCAGAAGGGAGGAGGGGTGCGGGGAGGGTAAAGAGTAA
- the ppdK gene encoding pyruvate, phosphate dikinase, whose product MAKSKNTKYVYYFGGNKAEGKAEMKALLGGKGANLAEMVNIGLPVPAGFTITTEVCTSYYANKRQYPKELKEQVVAALKKIEKDMGAKFGDPKNPLLLSVRSGARASMPGMMDTILNLGLNDTTVQGLIQRSGNERFAYDSYRRFVQMYGDVVLDLKPKHKTDIDPFEAILEAKKHARGVELDIELTADDLKDLVAEFKAAIKKETGRSFPDNPEEQLWGAIGAVFNSWMNERAIVYRKLNGIPEEWGTAVNIQSMVFGNAGEDSGTGVAFTRDAASGEDIFYGEFLMNAQGEDVVAGTRTPLPIEQLKAKDAGSFKQLMDIRTKLEKHYRDMLDIEFTIQAGKLYMLQCRVGKRTAFAAIKIAVDMVKEKLITPEEALMRIDPDQLNQLLRPIFDHKAKKAAIDAGQLLAKGLNAGPGAAAGVVAFNAEDAVRFAKNGMPVILVRIETSPEDIKGMDASEGILTARGGMTSHAALVARQMGKVCVAGCGNLKIDYKAAEMRIDGRKEVIQEGDYISIDGSTGEVILGNIPTRASEVLQVLIDKTLDPKDAPVYQMYEKIMNWADKYRQINIRTNADQPDQSANAVSFGAEGIGLCRTEHMFFGEGKIGPMREMILADTVEDRKKALAKLLPVQRKDFEGIFEAMNGRPVTIRTIDPPLHEFLPHDDKGQKEVAETLGLPVAKVKERVEALHEFNPMLGFRGCRLGLIYPEITEMQARAVFEATVNVLKRGIKVLPEIMIPLVGHVKELKSQEAIVRQTADAVMKETKTKFKYLVGTMIEIPRGAITAAEIANVAEFFSFGTNDLTQTTLGVSRDDAGRFLPAYVEHDIYPRDPFETIDQNGVGFLMKHAVTEGRKSRPDIKLGICGEHGGEPASVEFCHNIGLAYVSCSPFRVPIARLAAARAALQNPRPVDKKAAKKAAGKNSDKKAAAKKAPAKKK is encoded by the coding sequence ATGGCGAAGAGCAAAAACACGAAGTATGTGTACTACTTCGGCGGCAATAAAGCCGAAGGCAAGGCGGAGATGAAAGCCCTGCTGGGCGGCAAGGGAGCAAATCTGGCCGAAATGGTCAACATCGGCCTCCCCGTACCCGCCGGTTTTACCATCACCACTGAGGTGTGTACCAGCTATTATGCCAATAAGCGGCAATATCCGAAGGAATTGAAAGAACAGGTCGTTGCGGCGCTCAAAAAAATCGAAAAGGACATGGGAGCGAAATTCGGCGATCCGAAAAATCCCCTGCTCCTTTCGGTCCGCTCCGGTGCCCGTGCCTCCATGCCGGGTATGATGGACACCATCCTCAACCTCGGTCTCAACGACACGACGGTACAGGGTCTGATCCAGCGTTCCGGCAACGAGCGTTTCGCCTATGATTCCTACCGCCGCTTCGTGCAGATGTACGGCGATGTCGTGCTGGATCTCAAACCGAAGCACAAGACAGACATCGATCCCTTCGAAGCCATTCTCGAAGCGAAAAAGCACGCGCGCGGTGTGGAACTCGACATCGAACTCACCGCCGACGATCTCAAGGATCTTGTTGCGGAGTTCAAGGCTGCCATCAAAAAGGAAACCGGCCGCTCATTCCCCGACAATCCTGAAGAACAGCTCTGGGGAGCCATCGGCGCGGTCTTCAATTCCTGGATGAACGAGCGCGCGATAGTGTACCGCAAGCTCAACGGCATTCCCGAGGAATGGGGCACGGCGGTGAACATCCAGTCCATGGTCTTCGGCAACGCAGGCGAGGATTCGGGTACAGGTGTGGCCTTCACGCGCGACGCGGCCTCCGGCGAGGATATTTTCTATGGTGAGTTCCTCATGAACGCCCAGGGCGAAGACGTCGTTGCCGGTACGCGTACCCCGCTGCCCATCGAGCAGCTCAAAGCGAAGGACGCGGGTTCTTTCAAGCAGCTCATGGACATCCGCACGAAGCTCGAGAAACATTACCGCGACATGCTGGACATCGAGTTCACCATTCAGGCCGGCAAGCTGTACATGCTGCAGTGCCGCGTCGGCAAGCGTACGGCGTTCGCCGCCATCAAGATTGCCGTGGACATGGTGAAGGAAAAACTGATCACTCCGGAAGAAGCGCTCATGCGCATCGATCCCGATCAGCTCAATCAGCTCCTCCGTCCGATCTTCGACCACAAGGCCAAGAAGGCCGCCATCGATGCCGGACAGCTTCTCGCCAAAGGCCTCAACGCGGGTCCCGGTGCGGCGGCGGGCGTGGTTGCCTTCAACGCCGAAGACGCGGTGCGTTTCGCGAAAAACGGCATGCCCGTGATTCTCGTCCGCATTGAAACTTCACCCGAAGACATCAAGGGCATGGACGCCTCCGAGGGCATTCTTACCGCGCGCGGCGGCATGACCTCGCATGCGGCGCTTGTCGCCCGTCAGATGGGTAAAGTGTGTGTGGCCGGTTGCGGTAATCTGAAAATCGATTACAAAGCCGCGGAAATGCGCATCGACGGCCGCAAGGAAGTGATTCAGGAAGGCGATTACATCTCCATCGACGGCAGCACGGGCGAGGTCATTCTCGGCAACATCCCCACGCGCGCCAGCGAGGTACTGCAGGTGCTCATCGACAAGACGCTGGATCCCAAGGACGCCCCGGTCTATCAGATGTACGAAAAGATCATGAACTGGGCGGACAAGTATCGCCAGATCAACATCCGCACCAATGCCGATCAGCCCGATCAGTCCGCCAACGCGGTGTCCTTCGGCGCCGAAGGCATCGGACTCTGCCGCACTGAGCACATGTTCTTCGGCGAAGGCAAAATCGGTCCCATGCGCGAAATGATTCTCGCCGACACTGTCGAGGATCGCAAGAAAGCCCTTGCCAAGCTGCTGCCAGTCCAGCGCAAGGATTTCGAAGGCATTTTTGAAGCGATGAACGGCCGTCCCGTGACCATCCGCACCATTGATCCGCCACTGCACGAGTTCCTGCCGCACGACGACAAGGGACAGAAGGAAGTGGCCGAAACGCTGGGCCTCCCCGTCGCCAAGGTGAAGGAGCGAGTGGAAGCGCTGCACGAATTCAACCCGATGCTCGGTTTCCGCGGCTGCCGTCTCGGACTCATCTATCCGGAAATAACAGAGATGCAGGCCCGCGCGGTATTCGAAGCCACGGTCAACGTGCTCAAGCGCGGCATCAAGGTGCTGCCCGAGATCATGATTCCGCTGGTCGGCCACGTCAAGGAGCTGAAGTCGCAGGAAGCGATCGTGCGGCAGACGGCCGACGCGGTGATGAAGGAAACGAAGACGAAGTTCAAATACCTCGTCGGTACCATGATCGAGATTCCGCGCGGCGCCATCACGGCCGCGGAGATCGCGAACGTGGCCGAGTTCTTCTCCTTCGGCACCAACGACCTGACGCAGACCACGCTGGGAGTGAGCCGCGACGACGCCGGCCGCTTCCTCCCCGCCTACGTTGAGCACGACATCTACCCGCGCGATCCCTTCGAAACCATCGATCAGAACGGCGTGGGCTTCCTGATGAAACATGCCGTCACCGAAGGCCGCAAGAGCCGTCCCGACATCAAGCTCGGCATCTGCGGCGAGCACGGCGGCGAACCTGCTTCCGTGGAATTCTGCCACAACATCGGCCTCGCCTACGTGAGTTGCTCGCCCTTCCGCGTGCCCATCGCGCGTTTGGCCGCCGCCCGCGCCGCCCTGCAGAATCCGCGTCCCGTGGACAAGAAGGCCGCGAAAAAAGCAGCCGGTAAAAACAGCGACAAAAAGGCGGCAGCGAAAAAAGCACCCGCAAAGAAAAAGTAA